One window of the Sulfitobacter alexandrii genome contains the following:
- a CDS encoding DUF3553 domain-containing protein: MDDLNALLTPGMLVTHPGRPDWGVGQVQSNIDGKVTVNFRDEGKVVIDSFRISLMPIFDGP, translated from the coding sequence ATGGACGATCTGAACGCGCTGCTGACCCCAGGCATGCTGGTCACGCATCCCGGCCGCCCCGACTGGGGCGTCGGACAGGTGCAAAGCAATATCGACGGGAAGGTGACAGTGAATTTCAGGGATGAGGGGAAGGTCGTCATTGACAGCTTTCGGATCAGTTTGATGCCGATCTTTGATGGCCCATGA
- a CDS encoding histidine phosphotransferase family protein produces MRDTQVDLAALIGSRICHDVISPIGAINNGLELLQMADGMSAGPEISLIRESVDNASARIRFFRVAFGAPAEQMLGRSEVLSILGDLYRSSRFSVDWQLDEPQARGAVQLAFLSMLCLESALPFGGAMTVTKDAQKWRLVASADKIRVDRTLWSLLAPGRSTARVQPAHVQFAMLPIFAAEQGRQLAHHATDTTVTIEF; encoded by the coding sequence ATGCGCGACACCCAAGTCGACCTGGCCGCCCTCATCGGAAGTCGTATCTGTCATGACGTGATATCGCCGATCGGCGCGATCAACAACGGTCTTGAACTGCTGCAAATGGCTGATGGCATGTCGGCGGGGCCGGAAATTTCGCTCATTCGCGAAAGCGTCGACAACGCCTCGGCGCGCATCCGGTTCTTTCGGGTCGCGTTCGGGGCGCCGGCCGAACAGATGCTCGGCCGGTCCGAGGTGCTGTCCATCCTCGGCGATCTCTATCGAAGCTCTCGTTTCAGCGTCGACTGGCAACTCGACGAACCGCAGGCGCGCGGTGCCGTCCAGCTTGCTTTCCTGTCGATGCTCTGTCTCGAATCCGCCCTGCCGTTCGGGGGCGCGATGACCGTCACCAAGGACGCGCAGAAGTGGCGTCTTGTCGCCTCGGCGGACAAGATCAGGGTCGACAGGACCCTGTGGTCATTGCTGGCACCGGGCCGTTCGACGGCACGGGTGCAGCCCGCGCATGTGCAGTTCGCCATGCTGCCGATCTTTGCCGCCGAACAGGGCCGTCAGCTTGCCCATCACGCGACGGACACGACGGTCACGATCGAATTCTAG
- a CDS encoding glutamate-5-semialdehyde dehydrogenase produces the protein MKDEENISELMSGIGQRAKAAAAQLAYVSAALKAQALTAAADAVWDARADILEANAKDLAFGRDKGLSDAMMDRLMLDETRIQGMVDGLRSVAAQDDPVGETLAEWDRPSGLHIKRVRTPLGVIGVIYESRPNVTADAGALCLKAGNAVILRGGSESFHSARAIHACLQKGLREAGLPEDAVQLVPTRDRAAVSEMLTMTDLIDVIVPRGGKGLVGLVQREARVPVFSHLEGIVHIYIDAAADPEKALRVVLNAKTRRTGICGAAECLLIHRDVADTIGKGIIRALMDAGVEMRVNADLAGIEGTVPAQDDDWGREYLDMVMAARVVENVEDAIAHIRRYGSSHTDCIVTEDPAAVETFMMRLDSAILMHNASTQFADGGEFGMGAEIGIATGKMHARGPVGAAQLTSFKYIVTGDGTVRG, from the coding sequence ATGAAAGACGAAGAAAATATCTCCGAATTGATGTCCGGGATCGGGCAGCGTGCCAAGGCCGCCGCGGCGCAGCTTGCCTATGTCTCGGCGGCGCTGAAGGCGCAGGCGCTGACCGCCGCGGCGGATGCCGTGTGGGACGCGCGGGCGGACATCCTCGAGGCCAACGCCAAGGATCTGGCCTTCGGCCGGGACAAGGGGCTGTCCGACGCGATGATGGACCGGCTGATGCTGGATGAGACACGCATTCAGGGCATGGTGGACGGTTTGCGGAGCGTGGCCGCGCAGGACGACCCGGTGGGTGAAACACTGGCGGAGTGGGACCGTCCTTCGGGTCTCCATATCAAGCGGGTGCGGACCCCGCTCGGCGTGATCGGCGTGATCTACGAAAGCCGTCCCAACGTCACCGCGGATGCCGGTGCGCTTTGCCTCAAGGCAGGGAACGCCGTCATATTGCGCGGGGGCTCGGAAAGCTTTCATTCCGCGCGTGCGATCCATGCCTGCCTGCAGAAGGGGCTGCGTGAGGCAGGCTTGCCCGAGGACGCGGTGCAGCTGGTGCCGACCCGCGACCGTGCGGCGGTTTCCGAGATGCTGACGATGACGGACCTGATCGACGTGATCGTGCCGCGCGGGGGCAAGGGGCTGGTGGGGCTGGTCCAGCGCGAGGCGCGCGTCCCGGTATTCTCCCATCTGGAGGGGATCGTGCACATCTACATCGACGCGGCGGCGGACCCCGAAAAGGCGCTGCGCGTGGTCCTGAACGCCAAGACCCGGCGCACCGGCATCTGTGGCGCGGCGGAATGCCTGCTGATCCACCGTGACGTGGCCGACACCATCGGCAAGGGGATCATCCGCGCGCTGATGGATGCGGGCGTCGAAATGCGCGTGAATGCCGATCTCGCCGGAATCGAGGGGACGGTGCCCGCACAGGACGACGACTGGGGTCGCGAGTACCTCGACATGGTCATGGCCGCCCGCGTGGTGGAAAACGTCGAAGATGCGATCGCCCATATTCGCCGCTACGGGTCCAGCCATACGGATTGCATCGTCACCGAAGACCCGGCCGCGGTGGAAACCTTCATGATGCGGCTCGATTCCGCCATCCTGATGCACAACGCCTCGACGCAATTCGCGGACGGTGGTGAATTCGGCATGGGCGCGGAGATCGGCATTGCCACCGGCAAGATGCACGCGCGCGGTCCGGTGGGCGCGGCCCAGCTCACGTCGTTCAAGTACATCGTGACCGGCGACGGCACGGTGCGCGGCTAG
- the proB gene encoding glutamate 5-kinase — protein sequence MATLTAAKRIVVKIGSALLVDRQTGLLRADWLVALAEDVRWLKGLGADVVLVSSGSIALGRGVLGLPATTLPLEQSQAAAAVGQIRLARAYEEALQPHGIITAQVLVTLEDSADRRRYLNSRATMETLLGLGVVPIVNENDTVATDEIRYGDNDRLAAQIAVTVGADQLILLSDVDGFYSGNPAEDPTATRYDTIDQITPEIERMAGDAGSGLSKGGMKTKLMAARTATSAGCAMAITEGSVLRPLRALQDGANATWFTAQSDPQAARKRWIAAMKPRGAVTLDAGAVEAMARGKSLLPAGITAVTGSFERGDSVSILDPEGHSIGTGLSRYSAAEAVQIKGHRSERIEEILGYPGRAALIHRDDMAM from the coding sequence ATGGCAACCCTGACCGCTGCAAAGCGCATCGTCGTCAAGATCGGATCGGCCTTGCTGGTCGACCGGCAAACCGGCCTGCTGCGCGCCGACTGGTTGGTGGCGCTGGCCGAAGATGTGCGCTGGCTCAAGGGGTTGGGGGCCGATGTCGTGCTCGTTTCCTCCGGCTCCATCGCGCTGGGGCGGGGCGTACTGGGCCTGCCGGCAACGACGCTGCCACTGGAACAATCCCAGGCCGCCGCGGCCGTCGGCCAGATCAGGCTGGCCAGGGCCTATGAGGAAGCCTTGCAGCCTCATGGCATCATCACGGCGCAAGTGCTTGTGACGCTTGAAGATTCCGCTGATCGGCGGCGCTATCTCAACAGCCGGGCCACGATGGAGACGCTGCTGGGCCTCGGCGTCGTGCCGATCGTGAACGAAAACGATACCGTTGCCACCGACGAGATACGGTACGGGGACAACGACCGGCTGGCCGCGCAGATCGCCGTCACGGTCGGCGCGGACCAGTTGATCCTGCTCTCCGACGTAGACGGATTCTATTCCGGCAACCCGGCAGAAGATCCGACCGCGACACGCTATGACACGATCGACCAGATCACGCCCGAGATCGAGCGCATGGCCGGGGACGCGGGATCGGGCCTGTCGAAAGGCGGGATGAAGACCAAGTTGATGGCCGCCCGCACGGCCACCTCGGCGGGCTGCGCGATGGCGATCACGGAAGGGTCGGTGTTGCGCCCCCTCCGGGCCTTGCAGGACGGCGCGAATGCCACATGGTTCACCGCCCAGTCGGATCCTCAGGCGGCGCGCAAACGCTGGATCGCAGCGATGAAGCCGCGAGGGGCGGTGACGCTTGATGCAGGCGCGGTCGAGGCCATGGCGCGGGGCAAGTCCCTGCTGCCTGCGGGCATCACTGCCGTGACCGGCAGTTTCGAGCGGGGCGACAGCGTGTCGATCCTCGACCCGGAGGGCCACAGCATCGGCACCGGGTTGTCGCGCTACTCCGCGGCAGAGGCTGTCCAGATCAAGGGCCACCGCAGCGAAAGGATCGAGGAGATCCTTGGCTATCCGGGCCGGGCCGCCTTGATTCACCGCGATGACATGGCGATGTGA
- the obgE gene encoding GTPase ObgE, protein MKFLDLCKVYVRSGAGGGGCVSFRREKYIEFGGPDGGDGGKGGSVWAEAVDGLNTLIDFRYQQHFFAKNGQPGMGKQRTGKDGEDIVLRVPVGTEILDEDQETVLVDMTELGQRVELARGGNGGWGNLHFKSATNQAPRRSNPGQDGVERTLWLRLKLIADVGLLGLPNAGKSTFLAATSNARPKIADYPFTTLHPNLGVVGVDNTEFVVADIPGLIEGASEGRGLGDLFLGHVERCAVLLHLVDGTSETIAEDYRTILTELEAYGGALADKPRVTVLNKIDALDEEERAAACNTLEKAAGGPVMQMSGVAREGVTEVLRALRDQIDDDRLRHKPEEDIAPWQP, encoded by the coding sequence ATGAAGTTCCTCGACCTGTGCAAAGTCTACGTCCGCTCCGGTGCGGGTGGCGGCGGATGCGTGTCCTTCCGGCGCGAAAAATACATCGAGTTCGGCGGGCCGGACGGGGGCGACGGCGGCAAGGGCGGGTCCGTCTGGGCGGAGGCTGTCGACGGTCTGAACACCCTGATCGACTTCCGGTATCAGCAACATTTCTTTGCGAAAAACGGCCAGCCCGGCATGGGCAAACAGCGCACGGGCAAGGACGGCGAGGATATCGTGCTGCGCGTTCCCGTCGGAACGGAAATCCTCGACGAGGACCAGGAGACCGTGCTGGTCGACATGACCGAACTGGGGCAGCGCGTCGAACTGGCCCGCGGCGGCAACGGCGGTTGGGGAAACCTGCATTTCAAGTCGGCCACCAACCAGGCCCCGCGAAGGTCGAACCCGGGGCAGGACGGGGTGGAACGCACGCTGTGGCTGCGGCTGAAGCTGATCGCGGACGTGGGCCTTCTCGGCCTGCCGAACGCGGGCAAATCCACCTTCCTCGCCGCGACGTCGAACGCCCGGCCCAAGATCGCGGATTACCCGTTCACCACGCTGCACCCGAACCTTGGCGTCGTCGGCGTCGACAATACGGAGTTCGTCGTCGCCGACATTCCGGGACTGATCGAAGGCGCCTCGGAAGGGCGGGGCCTGGGCGACCTGTTCCTCGGACACGTGGAACGCTGCGCCGTGCTGCTGCATCTGGTCGACGGCACATCCGAGACCATTGCGGAGGACTATCGCACCATCCTGACCGAGCTGGAGGCCTACGGCGGCGCCCTGGCGGACAAGCCGCGCGTGACGGTCCTGAACAAGATTGATGCCCTGGATGAAGAGGAGCGTGCAGCCGCTTGCAATACATTGGAAAAAGCGGCTGGCGGCCCTGTCATGCAGATGTCAGGTGTGGCACGGGAAGGCGTGACAGAGGTGCTGCGGGCCCTGCGTGACCAGATCGACGACGATCGGCTGCGCCACAAGCCCGAGGAAGACATCGCGCCATGGCAACCCTGA
- a CDS encoding GNAT family N-acetyltransferase, giving the protein MQMETITNQPLIATPRFDLRPLRRSDKGLIEFFAGDPRVALTTATIPHPLPPGTIEAFIARALADPRVEDVWAMDGLKTGGSEVMGVISLTRLDRNQSEIGYWVAPAYWNSHLASEAVQALVSANPQGNAAMFASVFHDNPASAKVLTNAGFVYLGDAETYCVARQAAVPTWTYSRKL; this is encoded by the coding sequence ATGCAAATGGAGACGATCACCAATCAACCTCTGATCGCGACTCCGCGGTTCGATCTGCGCCCGCTGCGCCGGTCGGACAAGGGTTTGATAGAGTTCTTCGCCGGCGATCCGCGCGTGGCCCTGACCACCGCAACGATCCCGCATCCGCTGCCGCCCGGCACCATCGAGGCGTTTATCGCCCGCGCCCTGGCAGACCCGAGGGTGGAGGACGTCTGGGCAATGGATGGCCTCAAGACCGGCGGTTCGGAAGTGATGGGTGTGATCTCCCTGACCCGGCTGGATCGCAACCAGTCCGAAATCGGCTACTGGGTCGCACCGGCCTACTGGAACAGTCACCTGGCGTCCGAGGCCGTTCAGGCGCTGGTTTCGGCAAATCCCCAGGGAAATGCCGCGATGTTCGCCTCTGTCTTCCATGACAACCCCGCATCGGCCAAGGTGCTGACCAACGCCGGTTTCGTCTATCTTGGCGATGCGGAAACCTATTGTGTGGCCCGTCAGGCTGCCGTACCCACATGGACTTATAGCCGCAAGCTCTAG
- a CDS encoding LysE family translocator: MSVAATSFIVFAASQVGTPGPANMALMATGARFGFRAALPFVAGVALGKQFLIWPIGFGLMELSNRAPWVFTVLKYASAAYIFWLAWKVANLRLGQGREVGTPPGFLPGLIVHPLNPKAWAMIIGGFTAFVTPGTPPLEATATIAVILLGVQILLHPLWTLAGDGVARTVAGTAAEPYLMWTLAALTVASVLFVLFAGRAV, encoded by the coding sequence ATGTCCGTCGCCGCCACCTCCTTCATCGTCTTCGCCGCCAGCCAAGTGGGCACGCCGGGTCCGGCGAACATGGCCCTCATGGCCACCGGGGCGCGCTTCGGCTTTCGGGCGGCCCTGCCATTCGTCGCGGGGGTCGCTCTGGGCAAGCAGTTCCTGATCTGGCCCATCGGCTTCGGCCTGATGGAATTGAGCAACCGCGCCCCCTGGGTCTTCACGGTGCTCAAGTATGCTTCCGCCGCCTATATCTTCTGGCTGGCATGGAAGGTCGCGAACCTGCGGCTGGGGCAGGGACGAGAGGTGGGAACACCGCCCGGATTTCTGCCCGGGCTGATCGTGCATCCGCTCAATCCCAAGGCCTGGGCCATGATCATCGGTGGCTTTACCGCCTTCGTGACCCCCGGCACGCCGCCGCTCGAAGCGACGGCAACGATCGCGGTCATCCTGTTGGGGGTGCAGATCCTGCTGCATCCGCTCTGGACCCTCGCCGGTGACGGCGTGGCCCGGACGGTGGCGGGAACGGCCGCCGAACCTTATCTGATGTGGACACTGGCCGCGCTTACCGTCGCGTCGGTGCTTTTTGTGCTGTTCGCGGGTCGGGCAGTTTAA
- a CDS encoding GNAT family N-acetyltransferase, which yields MSTSQRPVLGDGVVRLRPPRAQDAVARLRLGNTPAIHHMFGADPATVPAMTRAQADRWLYAQEVEPWAWVIEHKRRMIGALRLHSYEAHHGRAALAVGILDSKMLGKGLGTRAISLVLPHAFGRLGLHRVSARVLSYNEAAIGAFRKAGFTEEGRARAATRVGDTWYDDVLMGVLADDLAKPEAA from the coding sequence ATGTCCACATCACAGCGTCCGGTCCTCGGTGATGGTGTTGTTCGTCTGCGTCCGCCCCGCGCGCAGGATGCCGTGGCACGGCTGCGGCTGGGAAATACGCCTGCGATCCACCATATGTTCGGCGCGGATCCCGCGACCGTTCCCGCGATGACGCGCGCGCAGGCGGATCGCTGGCTCTACGCGCAGGAGGTCGAGCCCTGGGCATGGGTGATCGAGCATAAGCGCCGGATGATCGGCGCGCTGCGCCTGCATTCGTACGAGGCGCACCACGGGCGCGCAGCCCTGGCGGTCGGGATTCTGGACAGCAAGATGCTGGGAAAGGGGCTTGGAACCCGCGCGATCTCGCTGGTTCTGCCCCATGCCTTCGGGCGGTTGGGACTGCACCGCGTTTCCGCGCGTGTCCTGTCCTACAACGAGGCCGCCATCGGTGCTTTCAGGAAGGCCGGTTTCACGGAGGAAGGCCGGGCGCGCGCCGCGACGCGCGTGGGCGACACCTGGTACGATGACGTGCTGATGGGCGTGCTGGCCGACGACCTCGCCAAGCCGGAGGCCGCGTGA
- the rpmA gene encoding 50S ribosomal protein L27: MAHKKAGGSSRNGRDSAGRRLGVKKYGGESVVPGNIIVRQRGTKFWPADGVGMGKDHTIFATVDGAVTFHKGLKNRTFISVLPAAEAAE, encoded by the coding sequence ATGGCACACAAGAAAGCAGGCGGTTCATCCCGTAACGGGCGCGACTCAGCTGGTCGCCGCCTTGGCGTCAAGAAATACGGCGGCGAATCCGTCGTTCCGGGCAACATCATCGTGCGTCAGCGCGGCACCAAGTTCTGGCCCGCCGATGGCGTCGGCATGGGCAAGGATCACACGATCTTTGCGACCGTCGATGGCGCCGTGACCTTCCACAAGGGTCTCAAGAACCGCACCTTCATTTCGGTCCTGCCAGCGGCGGAGGCCGCCGAGTAA
- a CDS encoding DUF2059 domain-containing protein, which yields MRRALLLWPLLLALALPAHADARLSVLVDVLRLEEVAAILREEGLASAEDLDADMLNGQGGGGWQMQVEAIYDPARIVESVRTALDAELEGETLEEAVDFFASDLGTRIVTLENTAREAIRAPDVEAAARLRYAELSETLNPRLEMLRLLVAGGDMVERNVATALNSNYQFMRGLADGNALDATEDQMLADTAAEADAIREDTESWLYGYLLMAYSPLSDAQLQSYIDFGATPAGQALNRALFAGFGAAYEDISYALGRTVALNMTAEEL from the coding sequence ATGCGGCGCGCGCTTCTGCTCTGGCCTCTGCTGCTGGCCCTTGCGCTGCCGGCCCATGCGGATGCGCGCCTTTCGGTGCTTGTGGATGTCCTGCGCCTTGAAGAGGTCGCGGCGATCCTGCGCGAGGAAGGGCTGGCCAGCGCCGAGGATCTCGACGCCGACATGCTGAACGGGCAGGGCGGCGGCGGATGGCAGATGCAGGTCGAGGCGATCTATGACCCCGCCCGCATCGTGGAGTCCGTGCGCACCGCCCTCGACGCGGAACTGGAGGGCGAAACGCTCGAAGAAGCGGTCGACTTTTTCGCCTCCGACCTCGGGACACGCATCGTCACGCTGGAAAATACCGCGAGGGAGGCGATCCGTGCGCCCGACGTGGAGGCGGCGGCGCGCCTGCGCTATGCCGAATTGTCGGAAACTCTTAACCCGCGCCTGGAAATGCTGCGGTTGCTGGTCGCGGGGGGCGACATGGTGGAACGCAACGTCGCCACCGCGCTCAACTCCAACTACCAGTTCATGCGGGGCCTCGCAGACGGCAATGCCCTCGATGCGACCGAGGACCAGATGCTTGCAGACACCGCCGCCGAGGCGGATGCCATACGCGAGGATACGGAAAGCTGGCTCTACGGCTACCTTCTGATGGCCTATTCGCCGCTTTCGGACGCGCAGTTGCAAAGTTATATCGATTTTGGCGCCACGCCGGCGGGCCAGGCGCTCAACCGCGCGCTATTTGCCGGGTTCGGTGCCGCCTACGAGGATATATCCTATGCGCTGGGGCGCACCGTGGCGCTGAACATGACTGCAGAGGAACTGTAG
- a CDS encoding DUF2059 domain-containing protein has product MPAALRHSLFTLTTAFALMVAALAPPAQAADEAKLREYLEVTGFDVALESIRLSADNAPAMLGIEADAFGSEWSRLVNEVFATDIMHEMALTILGETLTDDLLDHAADFYATDLGQRLVAVENDSHMEEEDGLKTESGEAIMQGLQRIDSPRIDLLERLTTATDADGASLKAIQEVQVRFLMAAAAAGVIELQMEEADLREAMRAQEDEMRSAIAASALTNAAYTYQAFSDEEVEAYAEALEHPKMQKVYALMNAVQYEIMANRFEAVAARLSDMQPSTDL; this is encoded by the coding sequence ATGCCCGCCGCCCTTCGCCACAGCCTGTTCACCCTGACAACCGCCTTTGCGCTGATGGTCGCCGCTTTGGCGCCGCCTGCGCAGGCCGCCGACGAGGCGAAGCTGCGCGAATATCTCGAGGTCACGGGCTTCGACGTGGCGCTCGAAAGCATACGGCTGTCCGCGGACAACGCCCCGGCCATGCTGGGAATCGAGGCCGATGCCTTTGGCTCGGAGTGGTCGCGGCTCGTGAACGAGGTCTTCGCCACGGACATCATGCACGAGATGGCGCTGACCATTCTCGGTGAAACGCTGACCGACGACCTGCTCGACCATGCCGCCGACTTCTATGCCACAGACCTCGGTCAGCGGCTGGTCGCGGTCGAGAATGACAGCCACATGGAGGAAGAGGACGGGCTCAAGACCGAAAGCGGCGAGGCGATCATGCAGGGATTGCAGCGGATCGACAGCCCGCGCATCGACCTGCTGGAGCGGCTGACCACGGCCACGGACGCGGATGGTGCGTCGCTCAAGGCGATCCAGGAAGTCCAGGTGCGGTTCCTCATGGCTGCCGCAGCGGCAGGGGTGATCGAACTGCAGATGGAGGAGGCCGACCTGCGCGAGGCCATGCGGGCGCAGGAGGACGAGATGCGCAGCGCGATTGCCGCCAGCGCGCTCACCAATGCCGCATATACATACCAGGCCTTTTCGGACGAGGAGGTGGAAGCCTATGCCGAAGCGCTGGAACACCCCAAGATGCAGAAGGTCTATGCCCTGATGAATGCGGTCCAGTACGAGATCATGGCCAACCGTTTCGAAGCGGTGGCGGCCCGGCTGTCGGACATGCAGCCAAGCACCGACCTGTGA
- a CDS encoding RlmE family RNA methyltransferase: MAKTPTGKNTSGRGLRDLKVKVKSARGRKLSSTRWLQRQLNDPYVKRAQAEGYRGRAAYKIMELDDKYRFLVPGARVVDLGAAPGGWCQVAVKRCNVLGERSDKRVGTILGIDLQEMEPIAGCELHVLDFMADDADEQVKTWLGGKADVVMSDMAAASSGHKQTDHLRIIALCEAAAHFAFDVLDEGGTFVAKVLAGGAEGDLQKLLKQRFTKVANIKPPASRSDSSEKFVVATGFRGAS, encoded by the coding sequence ATGGCAAAGACACCAACGGGCAAGAATACCTCCGGTCGCGGCCTGCGCGACCTCAAGGTCAAGGTCAAGTCCGCGCGCGGACGCAAGCTCAGTTCGACCCGTTGGCTGCAACGGCAGTTGAACGACCCCTATGTCAAGCGCGCTCAGGCAGAAGGGTATCGGGGCCGCGCCGCCTACAAGATCATGGAACTGGACGACAAGTACCGCTTCCTCGTTCCGGGCGCCCGGGTCGTGGACCTTGGCGCCGCGCCCGGTGGCTGGTGCCAGGTCGCGGTCAAGCGCTGCAACGTGCTGGGCGAACGGTCGGACAAGCGGGTCGGCACGATCCTCGGCATCGACCTGCAGGAGATGGAGCCCATCGCGGGGTGCGAGTTGCACGTGCTCGACTTCATGGCGGACGACGCGGACGAGCAGGTCAAGACATGGCTGGGCGGAAAGGCCGACGTGGTGATGTCGGACATGGCCGCCGCGTCCTCAGGGCACAAGCAGACGGACCATCTGCGCATCATCGCCCTGTGCGAAGCGGCGGCCCATTTCGCCTTCGACGTGCTGGACGAAGGCGGGACCTTCGTCGCCAAGGTTCTGGCCGGCGGGGCCGAAGGCGACCTGCAGAAACTGCTCAAGCAGCGTTTCACCAAGGTCGCCAACATCAAACCGCCGGCAAGCCGGTCCGACAGTTCGGAAAAATTCGTGGTTGCGACCGGTTTCCGCGGCGCCTCCTGA
- a CDS encoding winged helix-turn-helix transcriptional regulator — protein MARKKPYDDGCATAHALEIIGERWALLIVRELVPGPLRFTDIKAALPGISSNILTNRLADLERDGIVVRRSLPHPASTVVYALTDWGAELKPLIRELGRWAVRSPGMTPGKPMSPASIGMSFETMFDASRAAGVDMVVQLDLGGRPQTLRIRDGRLTVAAGTVDVAHLRLSGDPTALASVVYGGVAPEAAGGLEIAGDPALLRRFAGFFPLPAPVERG, from the coding sequence ATGGCGCGCAAGAAGCCCTACGATGACGGCTGCGCGACCGCGCATGCGCTCGAAATCATCGGCGAGCGGTGGGCGCTGCTGATCGTGCGCGAACTGGTGCCGGGGCCGCTGCGGTTCACCGACATCAAGGCCGCGCTGCCGGGGATCAGTTCCAACATCCTGACCAATCGCCTTGCCGACCTCGAACGGGATGGCATCGTCGTGCGGCGCAGCCTGCCGCATCCGGCGTCCACCGTGGTCTACGCCCTGACCGACTGGGGCGCGGAACTGAAACCGCTGATCCGAGAACTGGGCCGTTGGGCAGTCCGCTCGCCCGGGATGACCCCGGGCAAACCGATGAGTCCCGCATCGATCGGCATGTCGTTCGAAACGATGTTCGACGCATCCCGCGCGGCGGGTGTCGACATGGTGGTCCAACTCGACCTCGGGGGCCGGCCGCAGACCCTGCGCATCCGGGACGGAAGGCTGACCGTCGCCGCCGGAACGGTCGACGTGGCCCACCTGCGGCTGTCGGGTGATCCGACCGCGCTGGCCTCCGTGGTGTACGGCGGTGTCGCGCCGGAAGCGGCGGGAGGGCTGGAGATTGCCGGCGATCCCGCATTGCTGCGGCGCTTTGCCGGTTTCTTCCCGCTCCCCGCCCCGGTAGAGCGCGGCTGA
- a CDS encoding DUF1428 domain-containing protein: protein MAYFDIFLAPVAKTNRQSFDAFLKKSHEMILGFGATEVVDLWGDDLPEGKLTSLPLAVKLEDGETVTAGWVVWPSKEIRDAGWAKMMSAEPDMEMPFDGKRMIFGGFSELLTSRA, encoded by the coding sequence ATGGCCTATTTCGATATTTTCCTGGCGCCGGTCGCGAAAACCAATCGGCAGTCGTTCGACGCGTTTCTGAAGAAGTCGCACGAGATGATCCTGGGGTTCGGCGCGACCGAGGTCGTCGACCTATGGGGCGATGACCTGCCGGAGGGCAAGCTGACATCCCTGCCGCTCGCCGTGAAGCTGGAGGACGGAGAGACCGTCACGGCAGGCTGGGTCGTCTGGCCATCCAAGGAGATCCGCGATGCGGGCTGGGCAAAGATGATGAGCGCGGAGCCCGACATGGAAATGCCTTTCGACGGCAAGCGCATGATCTTTGGCGGGTTTTCCGAGCTCCTGACGTCGCGCGCCTGA